One part of the Dyadobacter sp. 676 genome encodes these proteins:
- a CDS encoding sensor histidine kinase: MRALLLTFFYSAAFAQNPDPAAILKRIQTSKQDTNRVLAYIEYGQYLENQNLDSAGKYYLKADALSEQLNYDTGRFKFRSNYTYILNLQGKFEEGLKLNRESLEIARRMKHQVNIGKSLANIAASYTYMGNFTEAIKYYQQSASQFDKLGMKEFLPRLYISIGTAFEHANLFNKSLVYKQKALQLARPMKDSLQLADILTNIGGCYFNLKRYNDALAHFKEGLKVAENIRSDIFVTQAYAGLCRTNRLLKNLDAAWEYGRKGLDLARKTGNVFLELDCLRALMFLAEDSKKIDLSAKYTKEALTIAEANNMTDHLVELYEDYATDLARQNNYKGAYDYLMKYSILNDSIQGIDVQKQLQELDTKYLTAQKEKQIVTLEKEKQTRNTLIYGLIAGLVGLLVIAILVYRNIAFRKRVAEQEVLRLQQEKQLVATNSILKGQEEERTRVARDLHDGLGGLLSGIKLTLNSVKGNVILPEESAMTFTRALTQLDGAISEMRRVAHSMMPESLVRFGLIDALSDFCDGISASGRLKVNMQAFGFEDKRLDSQVEVVLYRIIQELLNNVLKYAEATEAQVQLTWVENHVSVTVEDNGKGFDVKNLEQNKGAGLRNVQARVDYLNGTLDIQSKPGEGTSVLVEVVL; this comes from the coding sequence TTGAGAGCACTCTTACTTACCTTTTTTTACAGCGCGGCATTTGCACAAAACCCAGATCCCGCTGCCATTCTGAAACGCATTCAGACCAGCAAGCAAGACACTAACCGGGTGCTTGCCTACATTGAATACGGGCAATATCTCGAGAATCAGAACCTGGACAGCGCCGGTAAATATTACCTCAAGGCCGACGCCCTGAGCGAGCAGCTGAACTACGACACGGGCCGGTTCAAGTTCCGCTCCAACTACACTTATATCCTCAACTTGCAGGGGAAATTCGAAGAAGGACTGAAACTGAACCGCGAGAGCCTGGAAATCGCCAGAAGAATGAAGCATCAGGTCAATATCGGCAAGAGCCTTGCCAATATCGCCGCGAGTTACACCTATATGGGGAACTTCACCGAGGCTATCAAATACTACCAGCAATCGGCCAGTCAGTTCGACAAGCTGGGGATGAAGGAGTTCCTTCCAAGGCTTTACATCAGCATTGGAACGGCATTCGAGCATGCCAATCTTTTCAACAAATCATTGGTATACAAGCAGAAAGCATTGCAGCTCGCGCGACCGATGAAGGATAGCCTGCAACTTGCGGATATCCTGACGAACATCGGCGGTTGCTATTTCAATCTGAAAAGGTACAACGATGCCCTCGCGCATTTCAAGGAAGGTCTGAAAGTGGCTGAAAATATCCGTTCCGACATCTTCGTCACCCAGGCTTACGCCGGCCTCTGCCGCACAAACCGCCTCTTGAAGAACCTCGACGCAGCATGGGAATACGGCCGGAAGGGGCTTGACCTTGCCCGGAAAACCGGCAATGTTTTTCTCGAACTCGACTGTCTGCGTGCTTTGATGTTCCTCGCGGAGGACAGCAAGAAAATCGATTTATCGGCCAAATACACGAAAGAAGCGCTCACCATCGCCGAGGCGAACAACATGACCGACCACCTGGTAGAACTTTATGAAGATTACGCGACCGACCTCGCCCGGCAGAATAATTATAAGGGTGCTTACGATTACCTGATGAAATATTCGATCCTGAACGACTCCATCCAGGGAATAGACGTGCAAAAGCAATTACAGGAGCTCGACACCAAATACCTGACCGCGCAGAAGGAAAAGCAGATCGTAACGCTTGAAAAAGAGAAACAAACCCGCAACACCCTGATATATGGCCTCATTGCCGGGCTCGTTGGCCTGCTCGTAATCGCGATATTGGTTTACCGCAACATCGCATTTCGCAAACGCGTGGCCGAACAGGAAGTACTGCGTTTGCAGCAGGAAAAACAATTGGTCGCCACCAATTCCATTCTGAAAGGGCAGGAAGAAGAACGTACCCGCGTGGCCCGCGACCTGCACGACGGCCTGGGCGGATTATTATCTGGTATCAAACTAACTCTGAATTCCGTGAAAGGAAATGTAATCCTGCCCGAAGAAAGCGCTATGACGTTTACCAGGGCCCTGACGCAACTCGATGGCGCCATCAGCGAAATGCGCCGCGTAGCCCACAGCATGATGCCCGAATCGCTTGTGCGGTTCGGATTAATCGACGCGCTGAGCGATTTTTGCGACGGCATCAGCGCTTCCGGCCGGTTGAAAGTAAATATGCAGGCCTTCGGCTTTGAAGACAAACGCCTCGATTCGCAGGTGGAAGTCGTCCTTTACCGGATCATCCAGGAGCTGCTCAACAATGTGCTCAAATACGCCGAAGCCACCGAAGCGCAGGTGCAGCTTACTTGGGTTGAAAACCACGTGAGTGTAACCGTAGAAGACAATGGAAAGGGCTTCGACGTCAAAAACCTCGAACAAAACAAGGGTGCCGGCCTCCGCAACGTCCAGGCCCGCGTGGACTATCTGAACGGTACGCTCGACATCCAGTCGAAGCCGGGCGAAGGAACCTCGGTACTGGTTGAAGTCGTACTTTAA
- a CDS encoding response regulator transcription factor, producing MSVRILIVDDHPLVLEGLKSLLADAEGVQVVGTATNAIEAIAFLKNNEVDIAFLDINLPDISGIDLCKKVKDQFPEVKTLALSTFNERAYVSRMIQNGASGYLIKSSGKEDILEAIAQVQAGGYFMNVQFDQVTPATAPKTVPFLTRREKEVLLLIAEGLTNPQIAEQLFVSVTTVNSHRQNLLIKFEVSNTASLIKLAAGLGLI from the coding sequence ATGAGTGTCAGAATCCTCATCGTCGACGATCACCCGCTGGTATTGGAAGGACTGAAGTCGCTGCTCGCCGACGCGGAAGGCGTACAGGTCGTAGGAACGGCCACCAATGCCATCGAGGCCATTGCATTCCTGAAAAACAATGAAGTGGACATCGCATTCCTCGACATCAACCTTCCCGACATCAGCGGCATCGACCTTTGCAAAAAAGTAAAAGACCAGTTCCCGGAGGTCAAAACGCTCGCATTAAGCACATTCAACGAACGCGCCTACGTATCGCGCATGATCCAAAATGGCGCCTCAGGCTATTTGATCAAGAGTTCCGGCAAGGAAGACATCCTCGAAGCCATCGCACAGGTGCAGGCCGGCGGGTATTTTATGAATGTGCAGTTCGATCAGGTAACGCCGGCCACGGCGCCGAAAACCGTTCCTTTTTTGACAAGGCGGGAAAAAGAAGTGCTCTTATTAATCGCGGAAGGACTTACCAACCCGCAGATTGCCGAACAGTTATTCGTAAGCGTAACAACGGTGAACAGCCATCGCCAGAACTTGCTCATCAAGTTCGAGGTATCGAATACGGCTTCGCTCATCAAGCTGGCTGCCGGCCTGGGGTTGATCTGA
- a CDS encoding sulfatase-like hydrolase/transferase, whose protein sequence is MGSEGDPNKQGFDRFFGYNCQSLAHRYYPEHLWDNSKKILLEGNKGLINNKEYAPDLIQKKAIAFLEAQDGKQPFFLFLPYILPHAELVVPDDSLFRFYKGKFGEKPYKGADYGPGATGGGYASQEFPHATFAAMVARLDLYVGQVMDKLKEKGLDKNTLVIFTSDNGPHIEGGADPNFFDSSAGFRGVKRDLYEGGIREPFAARWPAVIKPGSKSDYIGAFWDILPTFAELANASAPRNIDGISFTDALKGKPTQKKHDYLYWEFHEQGGRQAVRQGNWKAVRLKAAGNPDALVELYDLSKDPQEKNNLTPQFPEKARELGQIMNRAHVSSAIFPFGSLATN, encoded by the coding sequence GTGGGTTCGGAGGGTGACCCGAACAAGCAGGGATTCGACCGTTTTTTTGGTTATAACTGCCAGAGCCTGGCACATCGCTATTATCCCGAACACCTTTGGGATAACAGCAAAAAAATACTCTTGGAAGGAAATAAAGGGCTGATCAACAACAAGGAATACGCCCCCGACCTGATCCAGAAAAAGGCGATCGCTTTTCTGGAGGCACAGGACGGAAAGCAGCCGTTCTTCTTGTTCCTGCCCTACATTCTGCCGCACGCAGAGCTGGTTGTGCCGGACGACAGCCTTTTCAGGTTCTATAAAGGTAAATTCGGAGAAAAGCCATACAAGGGTGCCGACTATGGCCCCGGGGCTACCGGTGGCGGTTATGCATCGCAGGAATTTCCTCACGCCACTTTTGCGGCCATGGTGGCACGCCTGGACCTGTACGTGGGGCAGGTGATGGATAAATTGAAGGAAAAAGGACTGGATAAGAATACGCTGGTCATTTTCACCAGCGACAATGGCCCGCACATCGAAGGAGGGGCGGACCCGAATTTTTTCGACAGCAGTGCCGGCTTCCGCGGCGTGAAGCGCGATTTGTATGAGGGTGGTATTCGTGAACCATTCGCCGCTCGTTGGCCCGCTGTCATCAAGCCGGGTTCCAAAAGCGATTACATCGGCGCCTTCTGGGACATTCTGCCCACTTTCGCAGAGCTGGCAAATGCGTCCGCGCCCCGCAATATCGACGGCATTTCATTTACCGACGCATTGAAGGGCAAGCCAACCCAGAAAAAGCATGATTATCTGTACTGGGAATTCCACGAGCAAGGCGGCAGGCAGGCGGTGCGCCAGGGCAACTGGAAGGCGGTCCGGTTGAAAGCCGCCGGTAATCCGGATGCGCTGGTTGAGCTCTATGATCTCTCAAAAGACCCGCAGGAAAAAAATAATCTGACCCCGCAATTCCCAGAAAAGGCCAGAGAATTAGGTCAGATTATGAACCGGGCGCATGTCTCCTCGGCTATTTTCCCGTTTGGAAGCCTGGCAACGAACTGA
- a CDS encoding sulfatase-like hydrolase/transferase, translating into MKKYFLLVALFATSFLCHHSPAQTPKPARPNIVFILADDLGYGDVGFNGQKLIKTPNIDRLAREGMIFSQFYAGTSVCAPSRSSLLTGQHTGHTYIRGNKSVEPEGQQPIADSVITLAEILKKVGIYNGRFREVGIGPGGFGG; encoded by the coding sequence ATGAAAAAGTACTTTTTGCTGGTTGCCCTCTTTGCCACGTCGTTTCTTTGCCATCATTCCCCAGCCCAAACACCTAAACCGGCACGTCCGAATATCGTATTTATCCTGGCCGACGACCTCGGCTATGGCGATGTCGGTTTTAACGGGCAAAAACTTATTAAAACACCCAACATCGATCGTCTCGCGCGGGAAGGGATGATTTTCAGTCAATTCTATGCGGGTACCTCCGTATGCGCGCCTTCGCGGTCGTCGCTGCTGACGGGCCAGCACACGGGGCATACCTACATTCGCGGCAACAAAAGTGTGGAACCGGAAGGCCAGCAACCCATTGCCGATTCGGTGATCACATTGGCGGAAATACTAAAAAAAGTCGGGATATACAACGGCCGCTTTCGGGAAGTGGGGATTGGGCCCGGTGGGTTCGGAGGGTGA
- a CDS encoding type II toxin-antitoxin system VapC family toxin, whose protein sequence is MRILLDTHILLWFLTDDERLSQTQIDLIENKQNELFFSMGSLWEIAIKAGLLKLTIPNPIDRLVPAEVQLIDIKIPHWVCISSFH, encoded by the coding sequence ATGAGAATACTTCTTGACACTCACATCCTTCTTTGGTTTCTGACTGACGACGAAAGGCTTAGCCAAACGCAAATCGACCTGATCGAAAACAAGCAAAACGAGCTGTTTTTCAGTATGGGTTCACTTTGGGAAATCGCCATTAAAGCTGGCTTACTGAAACTTACTATTCCCAATCCCATTGATCGTCTGGTGCCAGCGGAAGTTCAACTGATCGATATCAAAATCCCGCATTGGGTGTGTATCAGCAGCTTCCATTGA
- a CDS encoding HigA family addiction module antitoxin has protein sequence MVMYTNRLRRLSLNVMESEMKPVHPGAVLREDILKEMKISVTRAAKELNVSRKQLSEVVNEVAGISAEMAVRLEKGFGVSAEFWLDMQKKYDIWKVRASGRVQNIGKITAFPSR, from the coding sequence ATGGTAATGTATACAAATCGACTACGTCGATTATCATTGAACGTTATGGAAAGTGAAATGAAACCTGTGCACCCGGGCGCGGTGTTGCGCGAGGATATATTAAAAGAAATGAAGATTTCGGTAACCCGCGCCGCAAAGGAATTGAATGTTAGCCGCAAGCAGCTCTCCGAAGTGGTCAATGAGGTGGCGGGCATATCGGCCGAGATGGCGGTCAGGTTGGAGAAAGGGTTTGGTGTGAGTGCCGAATTTTGGCTGGATATGCAGAAAAAATATGACATTTGGAAAGTAAGGGCCAGCGGACGTGTGCAAAACATCGGCAAGATTACCGCCTTTCCGAGTCGCTAA
- a CDS encoding type II toxin-antitoxin system RelE/ParE family toxin, whose protein sequence is MIKTFNHKGLRLLWEKDDASKLPPEQIEKLKRILSVLNTAKNLEPVRAIPGYRLHSLSGRLEGFWSVWITGNYRVLFRFEDGNVYKSTTSIIIERYGK, encoded by the coding sequence ATGATTAAGACTTTCAACCACAAAGGGCTCAGGCTGCTTTGGGAAAAGGACGATGCATCGAAGTTGCCACCTGAGCAAATCGAGAAGCTCAAACGTATCCTCTCGGTTTTAAACACGGCCAAAAACCTTGAACCTGTCAGAGCCATTCCCGGATATCGATTGCATTCACTTTCAGGTAGGTTGGAAGGCTTTTGGTCAGTTTGGATCACCGGGAATTATCGGGTGCTGTTCAGGTTTGAAGATGGTAATGTATACAAATCGACTACGTCGATTATCATTGAACGTTATGGAAAGTGA
- a CDS encoding sulfatase: MAFQSGKPAAKTPNIVLFFIDDLGYGDLSVNGALGYKTPNLDKMAMEGTRFTNFMAAQAVCSASRAALLTGCYPNRLGISGAFGPNAGLGLNPKEETIAELVKAQGYATGIFGKWHLGSDQEFLPLQQGFDEYYGVPYSHDMWPLHPWQERAKYPPLHWIDGNKQVKEIKNLEDASELTPVITEKAISFIKRNKSKPFFLYVPHPLPHVPLAASAKFRGKSERGIFGDVMMELDWSVGEIMKELKAQGLDNNTLVIFTSDNGPWLNYGDHAGSAGGFREGKGTSFEGGQREPCIMRWPGVIPAGRVSNKLLSTLDVLPTIVKLTGAKLPKEKIDGVDFSALLKGDESQTPRETFLYYYRKNSLEAVRKGNWKLVFAHPGRTYEGSLPGKNGQPGPAPEDHQYPKALYNLARDPSERYDVLEQNPEIVAELEKIADAAREDMGDDLQHKTGKNVREIGRAVRK, translated from the coding sequence ATGGCCTTTCAATCCGGCAAACCGGCGGCGAAAACACCCAACATCGTCCTGTTCTTCATCGACGACCTCGGCTATGGCGACCTTTCCGTAAACGGCGCATTAGGCTATAAGACGCCTAATCTCGACAAAATGGCCATGGAGGGTACCCGGTTCACCAATTTTATGGCCGCGCAGGCGGTTTGCAGCGCCTCCCGTGCCGCATTACTTACGGGTTGTTATCCCAACCGCCTGGGCATATCAGGGGCGTTCGGGCCGAATGCGGGGCTTGGGCTTAACCCCAAAGAAGAGACCATTGCCGAACTCGTGAAGGCGCAGGGCTACGCAACCGGTATTTTCGGTAAATGGCATCTGGGCAGCGACCAGGAATTTTTACCGCTCCAACAGGGCTTCGACGAATATTACGGCGTGCCTTATTCGCATGACATGTGGCCGTTGCACCCGTGGCAGGAGCGCGCAAAATATCCGCCGCTTCACTGGATCGACGGTAACAAGCAGGTAAAAGAGATCAAAAACCTGGAAGATGCCAGTGAACTGACGCCCGTAATCACCGAAAAGGCCATCTCGTTTATCAAAAGAAACAAAAGCAAACCCTTCTTCCTGTACGTGCCGCATCCGCTCCCACATGTGCCCCTGGCCGCGTCCGCGAAGTTCCGCGGTAAAAGCGAAAGAGGTATTTTCGGCGATGTGATGATGGAACTCGACTGGTCGGTAGGGGAGATCATGAAGGAGTTGAAGGCGCAGGGCCTGGATAATAACACCCTTGTAATTTTTACCAGCGACAACGGTCCGTGGTTGAATTACGGCGACCATGCCGGTTCTGCCGGAGGTTTCCGCGAAGGTAAAGGAACCTCCTTCGAAGGCGGGCAACGGGAACCTTGCATTATGCGCTGGCCGGGCGTTATTCCGGCCGGAAGGGTTTCCAACAAGCTTTTGTCCACACTCGACGTCCTCCCGACGATCGTCAAACTCACCGGCGCGAAATTACCGAAAGAAAAAATCGACGGCGTCGATTTCAGCGCATTGCTCAAAGGCGACGAAAGCCAGACGCCGCGGGAAACCTTTTTGTATTACTACCGCAAAAACAGCCTCGAAGCTGTTCGGAAAGGCAATTGGAAACTCGTGTTCGCGCATCCCGGCCGCACGTACGAGGGGTCATTGCCGGGTAAAAACGGTCAGCCCGGCCCGGCGCCGGAAGATCATCAATACCCGAAGGCATTATACAACCTCGCCCGCGATCCGTCCGAGCGGTATGACGTGCTGGAACAGAACCCGGAAATAGTGGCGGAACTCGAAAAGATCGCCGATGCAGCCCGTGAAGACATGGGTGATGATTTGCAGCATAAGACAGGGAAGAACGTTCGGGAGATAGGGCGTGCCGTTCGGAAATAG
- a CDS encoding RagB/SusD family nutrient uptake outer membrane protein — MKTSTFKHTIYAGITALMLGLSSCDSGLLETVPNDRLSEDLFWKTENDAKLAVNSLYTDLDSTTAVTWDGITDLAHTNQSFNVAAYVEAGSYDATSSVIYEEWKRAYRGIRGVNYFLENVDKVPGTNAALINQLKGEAKALRAYHYLKLAGLFGPVPLVTSSISIDEGRALTNTPVEEIWNFVEKELTEAAALLPATYGAADKGRFTKGAALGLLARADLYAGRYQKAADAADQVIKLGVYGLNESYEKLYSYAAENNKEVLLDKQYLKDVYPNNVFNLLAPYSQKNAQSTYVPTKALVDTYETLEGKKITDPSSGYDPAKPYVNRDPRLKFSVFLEGDALPSGITFQPRPTSGTADAIGSTYIASTTGFNIKKYINAEDFANPGNSGINIILLRYAEVLLTYAEAKIELGQIDASVLAAINQVRNGRTDVKQPSVTTTAQAALREIVRRERTVELAFEGQRLYDIRRWKIGEQVMNGPVFGITYPDASGKLVTVQAASSDRVFDASRHYLWPIPQKERDLNPNLKQNPNW; from the coding sequence ATGAAAACAAGTACATTTAAACATACCATTTACGCAGGAATTACGGCATTGATGCTTGGTCTGTCCTCCTGCGATTCGGGCCTGCTCGAAACCGTTCCCAACGACCGGCTTTCAGAAGATTTGTTCTGGAAAACCGAAAACGACGCCAAACTTGCCGTTAACTCCCTCTACACCGATCTGGACAGCACGACCGCCGTAACCTGGGACGGCATTACCGATCTCGCGCACACCAACCAGAGCTTCAACGTGGCCGCTTACGTTGAGGCCGGAAGTTATGACGCTACGAGTTCGGTGATATATGAAGAGTGGAAAAGGGCTTACCGGGGCATTCGCGGCGTAAATTATTTCCTTGAAAACGTCGATAAAGTGCCGGGCACTAATGCTGCATTGATCAATCAGCTCAAAGGCGAAGCAAAGGCGCTACGGGCTTACCATTATTTGAAACTCGCCGGATTGTTTGGTCCGGTGCCGCTGGTAACGTCGTCGATCAGTATCGATGAAGGCCGCGCATTGACCAACACACCGGTCGAGGAAATCTGGAATTTTGTGGAAAAAGAACTGACCGAAGCTGCTGCATTGTTGCCGGCTACTTACGGTGCCGCAGATAAAGGCCGGTTTACGAAAGGTGCCGCATTAGGCTTGCTCGCGCGTGCGGACCTGTACGCGGGACGTTACCAGAAAGCTGCCGATGCCGCCGATCAGGTGATCAAGCTCGGAGTGTATGGTTTGAATGAGTCCTATGAAAAACTGTATAGCTACGCCGCGGAGAACAACAAGGAAGTGCTTTTGGACAAACAGTATTTGAAGGATGTTTATCCGAACAACGTCTTCAACTTGCTCGCCCCGTACAGCCAGAAAAATGCGCAAAGTACCTATGTGCCGACAAAAGCATTGGTAGACACCTATGAAACACTCGAAGGCAAGAAAATCACCGATCCTTCGAGCGGCTACGATCCGGCGAAACCTTATGTCAATCGCGACCCGCGCCTGAAATTTTCGGTATTCCTCGAAGGCGACGCATTACCCAGCGGTATTACTTTCCAGCCCCGCCCGACCAGTGGCACCGCCGATGCGATCGGAAGCACTTACATCGCTTCTACCACTGGTTTTAATATTAAAAAGTATATCAATGCCGAAGATTTCGCGAATCCCGGCAATAGCGGCATCAACATTATCCTGCTACGTTACGCGGAGGTGCTGCTGACTTATGCCGAAGCGAAAATCGAGCTGGGGCAAATCGATGCGAGCGTGCTGGCGGCCATTAATCAGGTAAGAAACGGCCGTACCGATGTGAAACAGCCTTCGGTAACGACAACCGCCCAGGCTGCGTTGCGCGAAATCGTCCGGCGCGAACGGACGGTGGAACTGGCTTTCGAGGGACAGCGGTTGTATGACATCCGTCGATGGAAAATCGGGGAGCAGGTAATGAATGGTCCGGTGTTCGGCATTACTTACCCGGATGCCAGCGGCAAGCTGGTTACGGTGCAGGCTGCCTCTTCGGACCGTGTTTTTGATGCGAGCCGCCATTACCTCTGGCCGATCCCGCAAAAGGAGCGCGATTTGAACCCGAACCTGAAACAAAATCCGAACTGGTAA
- a CDS encoding SusC/RagA family TonB-linked outer membrane protein, with protein sequence MKSGGQSRQVTDYLAGYVKAEFDIVEGLTFSTQIAGRGTFTNQKNFTNSYTNTDKNTNVTKTVAINSLTEVRNTLREYTINNLLTYEKSFGSHGLKALVGYSQIGNTQTFLSAYRERFYNNDIGSIGQGANDGTKSNSGNDAEYGLRSYFGRVNYDYKEKYLFEANGRYDGSSKFTGSKQYSFFPSFSAGWRISKENFWQGLEKAVNDLKLRGSWGITGNQSVDLYSYYSALTALGYSFGGVPVQGYRPTTLANTGLGWESTTQLDLGIDAVFLNKRLALTADYYRKLTDDILLNLDIPATIGLKAPPQNAGSVENKGWEFSLNYRGAASASGFRYGLGGNLSINENKVVDLKGTGPYITGSDIDPRYIIAKGLPINTLWGYQTDGLFQSQQEITEYKATYVANTKPGDVKYVDRNGDGKINADDMTVIGNSFPKYTFGLNGDFSFKGFDLSILFQGAAKVDARLAGALAEMGNQEGFTHEIYTNNYWTPENPGARFPRPVKFDLRNVATSDRLVIDGSYLRLKNVQLAYNIPADIVSKLRVSRIRVYASATNLLTFSKLNEWNLDPEVPSGRAVYFPQTALYTFGLNLSF encoded by the coding sequence ATGAAATCGGGGGGGCAGTCAAGACAAGTGACGGATTACCTGGCGGGTTATGTCAAGGCTGAATTCGACATTGTGGAAGGATTGACGTTCTCCACGCAAATCGCTGGCCGGGGCACATTTACCAACCAGAAAAACTTTACCAACTCATATACTAACACCGACAAGAATACCAACGTTACCAAAACAGTCGCCATCAATTCGCTCACGGAAGTCAGGAACACGCTGCGCGAGTATACGATCAATAATTTGCTGACCTACGAAAAAAGCTTTGGCAGTCATGGTTTGAAGGCGTTGGTGGGTTACTCGCAAATCGGCAATACGCAGACTTTCCTGTCGGCCTACCGTGAGCGGTTTTATAACAATGACATCGGGTCGATCGGTCAGGGCGCGAATGACGGTACCAAAAGCAATTCCGGCAACGACGCCGAATATGGCCTGCGCTCGTATTTCGGACGGGTAAATTATGATTACAAAGAGAAATACCTGTTCGAGGCGAATGGCCGCTATGACGGTTCTTCCAAATTCACCGGCTCAAAACAATACAGTTTCTTCCCTTCATTCTCGGCGGGATGGCGCATTTCGAAGGAAAATTTCTGGCAAGGGCTGGAAAAAGCGGTTAATGACCTGAAACTCCGCGGCTCGTGGGGGATTACCGGAAACCAGTCGGTGGATTTGTATAGCTACTATTCGGCGTTGACGGCCCTCGGTTACAGCTTCGGTGGTGTGCCGGTGCAAGGCTACCGCCCTACGACGCTGGCTAATACCGGCCTGGGCTGGGAGTCTACCACGCAACTCGACCTCGGTATCGATGCGGTATTTCTGAACAAGCGGTTGGCGTTAACCGCCGATTACTATCGCAAGCTCACCGACGATATTCTTTTGAACCTCGACATCCCTGCCACGATAGGCTTGAAAGCACCGCCGCAGAATGCAGGTTCGGTAGAGAATAAAGGCTGGGAGTTTAGCCTGAACTACCGTGGCGCTGCGAGTGCGTCAGGTTTCCGGTATGGTTTGGGAGGAAATTTGAGTATTAATGAAAACAAAGTCGTGGATTTGAAAGGCACCGGTCCGTACATCACCGGTTCTGATATCGACCCGCGTTATATCATCGCCAAAGGCCTGCCGATCAACACACTGTGGGGTTATCAGACCGACGGACTTTTCCAGTCCCAGCAGGAAATTACCGAGTACAAGGCAACCTACGTCGCCAATACCAAGCCCGGCGACGTAAAATATGTGGATCGGAATGGCGACGGCAAGATCAACGCCGACGACATGACCGTGATCGGTAACTCATTCCCGAAATACACATTTGGCCTGAACGGCGATTTCTCTTTCAAGGGTTTCGACCTGAGCATATTGTTTCAGGGAGCGGCGAAAGTAGATGCACGCCTGGCCGGTGCACTCGCGGAAATGGGCAACCAGGAAGGTTTCACCCATGAGATTTACACGAATAATTACTGGACTCCCGAAAACCCCGGGGCGCGTTTCCCTCGCCCGGTGAAGTTCGACCTTCGAAATGTGGCGACTTCGGACCGGCTGGTGATCGACGGTTCTTACCTGCGCCTGAAAAACGTGCAGCTCGCGTACAATATTCCGGCGGACATCGTGAGCAAGCTTAGGGTAAGCCGCATCCGTGTTTACGCTTCGGCTACCAATCTGCTGACATTTTCCAAGCTGAATGAATGGAACCTCGACCCCGAAGTACCGTCCGGCCGTGCCGTTTATTTCCCGCAAACCGCATTGTACACATTTGGTTTGAACCTCTCATTCTGA